A window of the Plasmodium vivax chromosome 12, whole genome shotgun sequence genome harbors these coding sequences:
- a CDS encoding hypothetical protein, conserved (encoded by transcript PVX_117270A), which produces MFISSVRFLPPAFALQISATYPLFILKEKNFDHIYCTKNESVRQRDTLDRESRSRLLGEDNNEFFDIGKLKKLLYFQSNLDQTMKKKRREEKKLRKLYKAAKAGNFAERIRNAPKDTQQSGAPPGEKENGTKGKNDTNSAGEINQDGAVNRKEDNPADVNLQTYADEQMKNEKGKKAGEIQEAPTLQTAVSGPAEKFINKHDHVENTGNAEKEQKEGKTKHADNAQLNNVLQSVEFLKKVQSLKSYFGSSESQSGSPGVPPVEQNHSADGDKMKNENDQVAHLSGDTNYGTNNAEANDKMGSPTSKDNEGKKNNYAEEPFSIFPEKEGAEKFNTHLRRNKIKEFSEVNDLVKYMKNLLGIKSNIHEKFEHEKLIVKNCNYESFGPEFCSVDEEAKQMLWNYENKKNCAFLFIILFTLFFSLLIQNIVYYIEKRVRNSKDQFRKDLLNTAFRQISLITIINLTIWGILQSNVAEALDEIIFNDILPRQRNVDEVLHNVEPLLETIFEKILFISMNFLICYSLFIINIHFVTRRILKWFSEADNCDISNIAKEMKEARKGCFKNFFFLLRYARNSKYLAHRYDFSENVDAISIPGLDPNGYYYYEYMRACLLKYNVKLIKIPNAVILFLVFACISLRPFFNIRLKAEVIFLNFLSLICIVGLLLMFFYLYKIDRKLLPRDISKYLLNRYHIETCEQSKKDITPYYKLLKQQSVYPSAINYFLYKTTFPNKHEQLFYFWGNGPRLINFIFQTLCFCFLIILSCWIFLLRVDNITWFQLYSYGSLAICVCIFLFLIILKYIIYYNIMISKTGYLIDTKLLEKVWEFERSDNIKRISEFIDAIKIKSTLHALKEGGEVFWRQLLIKSNTVPSNIQEKMFSIWVGLDEENRGVIDSTKILKFLKSQGINLASESDIKEFLEVFDRNNKKGLNQEEFFVLIIIVKQILVELLDINAVQSLFEEVYGIPWNSLSSIDANSLKRILTELNLQWPHGKIRNLIDFVCENKKTKYVSAEYFIKQLINIEEVTLQPFHVRIPMCALRCVCIGLYGTTHTSTAYFASNVKNVTLCLGYKVKIKLRMYQHTFFFAYLTICLFLL; this is translated from the exons ATGTTCATTTCATCTGTTcgatttctcccccccgctttCGCCTTGCAGATTTCCGCCACGTATCCtctattcattttaaaagaaaaaaactttgACCATATCTACTGCACCAAAAATGAAAGCGTAAGGCAAAGGGATACCCTCGATCGCGAATCGAGGAGCCGATTGCTGGGGGAGGACAACAATGAATTTTTCGATATAGGGAAGCTGAAAAAGCTGCTATATTTTCAGTCCAATTTGGACCAAacgatgaagaaaaaacggaGAGAAGAAAAGAAGTTGAGAAAATTATACAAAGCTGCAAAAGCGGGTAATTTTGCTGAAAGGATTCGGAATGCCCCAAAAGATACTCAACAGAGTGGAGCCCCTCctggcgaaaaagaaaatggcacgaaaggaaaaaatgacacaAACAGTGCAGGTGAAATAAATCAGGATGGCGCTGTCAACAGAAAAGAAGACAACCCTGCAGATGTCAACCTACAAACGTATGCTGACGAACAAATGAAgaatgaaaagggaaaaaaagcgggAGAAATACAGGAAGCGCCCACCCTCCAGACAGCAGTAAGCGGTCCCGCAGAAAAATTCATAAACAAACACGACCATGTAGAGAACACTGGAAATGCTGAGAAGGAACagaaggagggaaaaaccaAACATGCTGATAATGCCCAACTGAACAACGTCCTGCAAAGTGTggaatttttgaaaaaggtgCAATCGTTGAAGAGTTACTTCGGCTCGAGTGAATCTCAAAGCGGGTCTCCGGGTGTACCGCCTGTCGAGCAGAACCATTCTGCTGATGGGGATaagatgaaaaatgaaaacgacCAAGTGGCACACCTCAGTGGAGATACAAACTACGGAACGAACAACGCGGAGGCAAATGACAAAATGGGGTCTCCAACGTCTAAAGataatgaaggaaaaaaaaataattatgcagAGGAacctttttctattttcccGGAAAAGGAAGGAGCAGAAAAATTCAACACACATTtgagaagaaacaaaataaaagaattttctGAAGTAAACGACTtggtaaaatatatgaaaaatttgcTAGGAATAAAATCAAACATCCATGAAAAATTCGAGCATGAAAAGCtgattgtaaaaaattgtaactaTGAATCTTTTGGTCCTGAATTCTGCAGTGTTGATGAAGAAGCCAAGCAGATGTTATGGAATtatgagaataaaaaaaattgtgccttTCTCTTTATCATATTGTTTACCCTATTTTTTAGCCTCCTCATACAGAATATTGTCTACTACATAGAAAAGAGGGTCCGAAATTCCAAAGACCAATTTAGGAAGGACCTACTAAATACCGCTTTTAGGCAAATTTCCCTAATTACCATAATTAACCTCACCATATGGGGGATTCTGCAGTCCAACGTGGCGGAGGCGCTCGacgaaattattttcaaCGAT ATTCTACCGCGACAAAGAAATGTTGATGAAGTTTTGCACAATGTGGAACCATTGCTGGAGACCATTTTTGAGAAGATACTTTTCATCTCCATGAATTTCCTCATATG CTACTCcctatttataattaacataCACTTCGTGACGAGGCGAATATTGAAATGGTTTTCCGAAGCGGACAACTGCGACATTTCGAACATAGCCAAGGAAATGAAAGAGGCCCGGAAGGGGTGCTTCAAgaatttcttctttttgttaaGATATGCAAGGAACTCTAAGTATTTGGCGCATCG atACGACTTTTCCGAAAATGTCGACGCGATAAGCATTCCAGGACTAGACCCGAACGGATACTACTACTATGAGTACATGAGAGCTTGCTTATTGAAATACAACGTcaagttaataaaaatacccAACGCCGTCATCCTATTTCTGGTCTTCGCGTGCATTTCTCTAAG gcccttttttaacatacGACTGAAGGCGGAGGTTATCTTTCTGAACTTCCTCTCCCTCATTTGCATCGTGGGCTTGCTCCTGATGTTCTTCTAC cTGTACAAAATAGACAGAAAGCTGCTGCCGAGGGACATTTCGAAGTACCTACTAAACAGATACCACATCGAAACGTGCGAGCAGAGCAAGAAGGACATCACGCCATACTACAAATTGTTGAAGCAGCag TCTGTGTACCCCTCAGCAATAAACTACTTTCTGTACAAAACGACGTTCCCCAACAAGCACGAGCagctgttttatttttgggGAAACGGCCCCCGCCTAATTAACTTTATCTTTCAG ACCCTATGCTTCTGCTTTCTAATCATCCTCTCCTGTTGGATATTTTTGCTACGAGTGGACAACATAACGTGGTTCCAGCTGTACAGCTACGGGAGCCTGGCCATATGCGTGtgcatcttcctcttcttgaTTATCCTCAagtatattatttactaCAACATCATGATCAGCAAGACGGGGTACTTAATTGATACGAAGCTGCTGGAGAAG GTGTGGGAATTCGAAAGATCGGACAACATCAAGAGAATATCGGAATTTATTGACgccataaaaataaag TCCACGTTACATGCCCTGAAAGAGGGCGGCGAAGTCTTCTGGAGGCAGCTCCTCATTAAATCAAACACAGTGCCGTCAAATATACAGGAGAAAATGTTTAGCATATGGGTCGGCTTGGATGAAGAAAACAGGGGAGTTATAGACTCCACCAAAattcttaaatttttaaagtcgCAGGGAATTAATCTGGCTTCGGAGAGCGACATCAAG GAATTCCTGGAAGTGTTCGACAggaacaacaaaaaagggcTAAACCAGGAAGAATTTTTCGTCCTCATTATTATAGTCAAGCAAATTTTGGTTGAACTGTTGGATATTAACGCCGTTCAG TCCCTGTTCGAAGAAGTGTATGGAATCCCATGGAATTCGCTATCGTCCATTGATGCGAACAGCTTAAAAAGAATCTTAACAGAG CTAAATTTGCAATGGCCACATGGAAAAATCCGCAATTTGATTGACTTTGTGTGCGAAAATAAGAAGACGAAATATGTCAGTGCAGAATATTTCATAAAGCAGCTGATCAACATCGAAGAAGTGACTCTGCAGCCCTTCCACGTAAGGATACCTATGTGTGCTCTGCGCTGCGTCTGCATAGGACTCTACGGCACCACGCACACTTCGACTGCATATTTTGCTtctaatgtaaaaaatgttacgc tCTGCCTCGGATACAAAGTGAAGATAAAGCTACGGATGTATCAAcacacgtttttttttgcttatctcacaatttgcctctttttattataa